From Larus michahellis chromosome 5, bLarMic1.1, whole genome shotgun sequence, the proteins below share one genomic window:
- the NWD2 gene encoding NACHT and WD repeat domain-containing protein 2 isoform X2, producing the protein MKLLEDCLKSSAGPCFVGLLGEKYGNIRIPGEVESAEFEMILDAAVEAKLETRILEEWYCRDENAVPPAYYLRPKSEMLKNYQNTMESSSNSMNENKWQDISEEIKKIFKTAVKLLYEKGKMKHSQAKRYLSSAIEDELDFALGKQTPAFLKKCVCYIRKIANIERFVKIPEMGKYMDVVHTAGKFLRDPEALEKLIKLRDEFIPTIVASSNLRVYTSVTHCDMKLGYSQEVENHYIEGLGKQFYEDMIDIIQATVQQNFDTETDLLYDEVLQHSSLCKTYSTFYEYRCEALNIIHKYILPSKIGHINPLIIYGGPCTGKTLLLAEVAKKAYSWLQEEMGPDSDPVVVIRFLGSTETSTDLKNILQSICEQLAVNYHCLVQSYPKKIHDLRDLFINLLNESSFHRPLVIIFDALEQLTDSDDGRKLWWLPIHLPRSVRIILSTLPNKHGILQKLRCLIHEEDNYIELTARDRKMCSQVLKHQLLRVKRKVTSGQQIYVNEAFSKCTLPMFVNLTFREVRNWRSHKDVDESSLCVTVHESIEQLFWSLENKCGSRLLSRALGYITMSKSGLSEMELEDILALDNSVMYELSESVRESNPLRIPYIYIARLKEGLQGYLIERQVKNVTLLLWANRHLQLIAQKLYLHNEEDLHEMHTVMAEYFLGVWSGGRRKPFYSNDQYLNGCPDHDSRGLNEDEKHCMDQTAFDRQAPDQPWVFQCNPLEPDIFFINHRKMTELIHHLTRCGRTDDLLYGVIMNFSWLYTMIRIGQFDKALSDIELAYTYSQEKELKFLASTLRSIKFKVVKYPGSLSAELQQRLLPVVSSLPKLRHLLLECDKDGPKYCSIVPLHSSMDVTYSPERLPLSSSCMHVTEILPTFNPSTIIAALENGSISTWDVETRQLLRQITTAPSVILGMKLTSDEKYLVVATTKNTLLIYDNVNSCLLSEVEIKGSKHCGIGGGSSFINGFTLSVNHALAWLEASKDVTVIDLLYGWPLYHFHCWYEVTCVQCSPDGVYAFCGQYLNTATIFHLGSGEKLATVTSEFSSGFVKFLLILDTAQEMVMVDNEGSLSVWNTEEIANPQLTDDFDCRREDSEVVSIELSEDQSAILICKALSIELLDTRVWKVAEKFRAKHNERFISAVLSKNGNCIIASMENTSAIFVWRRDTGQCMASLQEISGTIVRLIKSNHHNMLLSLSTSGVLSIWDIDIITAMSNIDKSGKPIQRLVLPARGELIYTLDGSDSVHKWNFSTGFIEAVFKHEGIVENCVLTSSGEIMVTSDDKCSQYVWHTVSGENIFRINGQKISELMITHNDQFVVSLCEQNASRVWRLATGHRVCNILVALQNAFITTANTFVVGMAKNKVLAVSLWTGSITKKFCCDDGASIVDIKLIPDCPDIIVFITSTETVNIWSLTEEVICRRVQLPTNFLKNLEDFEISPNGKLGIITRGDENINVLDLYSGKLRVVHAPGVIWRQRLSRDGRYLVYICFRSEEDDDNGAVSSLIVMRLADGKNIGACSLYKTPTFLALSQRHLNIIIGFDDGSIGTYTVVDRVDAALKIKIATSNSRQIFNNTTQVIRPKCHNYSFKVTADCIWRESTEVFARDSPITVTEPEVSEATPTKKHNYCYEKVCSAIDCRGHSFAADN; encoded by the exons ATGAAGCTGCTAGAAGATTGCCTGAAAAGTTCTGCAGGTCCATGTTTTGTT GGCCTATTAGGAGAGAAGTATGGGAACATCCGAATACCAGGGGAAGTTGAGTCAGCAGAATTTGAAATGATCCTGGATGCTGCTGTGGAGGCCAAGCTAGAGACAAGGATTTTAGAAGAGTGGTACTGCAGGGATGAGAATGCGGTGCCACCAGCGTATTACCTCAGACCaaaatctgaaatgctgaagAACTACCAGAATACG atggaatCTTCTTCAAACTCTATGAATGAGAACAAATGGCAAGATATATCAGAAGAGATTAAGAAGATTTTTAAGACTGCTGTGAAATTGCTGTatgagaaagggaaaatgaaacacAGCCAAGCAAAAAGATACCTTTCCTCTG CTATTGAAGATGAACTTGATTTTGCCTTGGGTAAACAAACACCAGCTTTCCTAAAGAAGTGTGTTTGCTACATTCGGAAAATTGCCAACATTGAGCGTTTTGTTAAAATTCCAGAGATGGGAAAATACATGGATGTAGTACATACAGCTGGGAAGTTTCTACGAGATCCCGAAGCCCTTGAGAAACTGATCAAGCTCAGGGATGAATTCATTCCTACCATCGTCGCATCATCCAATCTGAGAGTGTACACATCCGTCACTCACTGTGACATGAAACTGGGCTACTCCCAAGAAGTGGAGAACCATTACATCGAAGGGCTTGGTAAACAGTTCTATGAAGACATGATTGATATAATCCAAGCAACAGTCCAGCAGAATTTTGACACCGAGACAGACTTGCTGTACGATGAAGTTCTTCAACACTCATCCCTATGTAAAACATACTCCACTTTTTATGAATATAGATGTGAGGCATTAAACATAATTCACAAATACATTCTACCTAGTAAAATAGGACACATTAACCCTCTTATCATATACGGAGGACCATGCACAGGGAAGACTCTTTTATTAGCCGAAGTGGCAAAGAAG GCCTATTCCTGGCTGCAAGAAGAGATGGGACCAGATTCTGACCCTGTGGTAGTTATAAGATTTTTGGGATCCACTGAAACAAGTACAGACCTGAAGAATATACTTCAAAGTATTTGTGAACAATTAGCAGTCAACTATCATTGTCTCGTACAAAGTTACCCAAAAAAGATTCATGACCTTCGGGACTTGTTCATCAATCTCTTGAATGAGTCTTCATTCCACAGGCCGCTGGTGATAATATTCGATGCCCTGGAACAGCTAACAGATAGTGATGATGGCAGAAAGCTCTGGTGGCTTCCCATTCACCTTCCCCGTTCAGTACGGATAATTTTGTCAACACTGCCAAACAAGCACGGGATCCTCCAAAAACTGAGGTGCCTTATTCATGAAGAAGACAACTACATTGAATTGACTGCAAGGGACAGAAAGATGTGTAGCCAAGTACTGAAACATCAGCTGCTGCGGgttaaaagaaaagtaacatcAGGGCAACAAATCTACGTCAATGAAGCATTCTCCAAGTGCACGCTGCCGATGTTTGTGAACTTAACCTTCAGAGAGGTCAGGAACTGGAGATCTCACAAAGATGTGGATGAGTCCTCCCTCTGTGTCACTGTCCACGAAAGCATAGAGCAGTTGTTTTGGTCACTGGAAAACAAGTGTGGATCAAGACTATTGTCAAGAGCACTTGGCTACATCACTATGTCCAAATCTGGCCTAAGTGAAATGGAACTGGAAGATATTTTAGCCCTTGACAACAGTGTTATGTATGAACTGAGTGAGAGCGTCAGAGAAAGTAACCCGCTGAGAATTCCATATATATACATTGCAAGGCTTAAGGAGGGCTTACAGGGGTACTTGATAGAGCGACAGGTGAAAAATGTAACACTTCTTCTTTGGGCAAATAGGCACTTGCAACTAATTGCCCAGAAATTGTACCTGCACAATGAAGAAGATTTGCATGAAATGCACACAGTCATGGCAGAGTATTTCCTTGGTGTTTGGTCAGGTGGACGAAGAAAGCCTTTTTACAGCAATGACCAATATCTGAATGGTTGTCCTGACCATGACAGTAGAGGCCTGAACGAGGATGAAAAGCATTGCATGGATCAGACTGCTTTTGACAGGCAGGCACCTGATCAGCCATGGGTCTTTCAGTGTAATCCATTAGAGCCTGATATCTTTTTTATCAAtcacagaaaaatgacagaactTATTCACCACTTGACAAGATGTGGAAGAACAGATGATCTTCTGTATGGAGTCATCATGAACTTCAGCTGGCTGTACACCATGATTAGAATAGGACAGTTTGATAAAGCTCTTTCTGACATAGAACTGGCTTATACCTACTCGCAAGAAAAGGAGCTGAAATTTCTGGCCAGTACCCTCCGCAGTATAAAGTTCAAAGTAGTAAAATACCCAGGTTCGCTCTCCGCTGAATTGCAGCAGAGGCTTCTCCCAGTGGTAAGTTCATTGCCCAAACTCAGACATCTCCTCTTAGAATGTGACAAGGACGGACCCAAGTACTGCTCTATCGTCCCTTTGCATTCCTCCATGGATGTGACTTACAGCCCCGAGCGCCTGCCACTGTCATCCAGCTGCATGCACGTCACTGAGATTTTGCCTACTTTTAATCCCAGCACAATTATTGCTGCTTTAGAAAATGGCTCCATCAGCACTTGGGATGTAGAGACCCGCCAGTTACTAAGGCAGATCACAACAGCTCCATCTGTTATCTTAGGCATGAAGCTTACTAGTGATGAAAAGTACCTTGTAGTGGCTACAACAAAAAACACTCTTTTGATATACGATAACGTAAATTCCTGTCTTCTATCTGAGGTGGAAATTAAGGGGTCGAAACATTGTGGAATTGGGGGGGGGTCCAGTTTTATAAATGGATTTACGCTATCAGTCAACCATGCGCTTGCTTGGCTGGAGGCCAGCAAAGACGTCACTGTAATAGATCTGCTTTACGGTTGGCCTCTCTATCACTTCCACTGCTGGTACGAGGTGACCTGTGTGCAGTGTTCTCCAGATGGAGTTTATGCGTTCTGCGGACAGTATTTGAACACcgccaccatttttcacttgggcAGTGGAGAGAAGCTGGCCACTGTGACCTCCGAATTTTCCAGTGGATTTGTGAAATTCCTTCTCATTCTGGACACAGCCCAAGAAATGGTGATGGTGGACAATGAGGGTAGCCTCTCTGTGTGGAATACAGAGGAAATTGCGAATCCCCAGCTTACGGATGACTTTGACTGCAGGAGAGAAGACAGTGAAGTTGTCAGCATAGAGCTTTCTGAAGACCAAAGTGCAATTTTAATTTGTAAGGCTCTCAGCATTGAACTTCTTGACACTCGTGTGTGGAAGGTGGCTGAAAAGTTTAGAGCTAAACACAATGAGCGCTTTATATCTGCTGTGTTGTCCAAAAATGGCAACTGTATAATTGCTTCAATGGAAAATACCTCAGCCATTTTTGTTTGGAGAAGAGATACGGGACAGTGTATGGCAAGCTTACAGGAAATCTCAGGAACTATAGTCAGGCTAATTAAATCAAATCATCATAACATGCTGCTATCCTTATCCACCAGTGGTGTCCTTTCTATTTGGGATATAGACATCATAACTGCTATGTCCAATATTGACAAATCTGGCAAGCCTATCCAAAGACTGGTGTTGCCAGCCAGGGGGGAATTAATATACACATTGGATGGATCAGATTCTGTCCATAAGTGGAACTTCAGCACTGGATTTATTGAAGCCGTGTTCAAGCACGAAGGTATCGTTGAAAACTGTGTGCTGACCTCTTCTGGAGAGATAATGGTTACATCAGACGATAAATGCAGCCAGTATGTATGGCACACTGTTAGTGGCGAAAATATCTTTCGCATTAATGGACAAAAAATCTCAGAGCTAATGATTACTCATAACGATCAATTTGTAGTCTCTCTCTGTGAGCAAAATGCATCCCGAGTTTGGCGATTGGCTACAGGACATAGGGTTTGCAATATTTTAGTTGCCTTACAGAATGCATTTATAACAACTGCAAATACATTCGTAGTCGGAATGGCGAAGAATAAAGTGTTGGCAGTGAGTCTCTGGACAGGCAGTATAACCAAGAAGTTTTGCTGTGATGATGGCGCAAGCATTGTGGATATTAAGCTGATACCAGACTGCCCAGATATTATAGTATTTATAACATCTACTGAAACTGTGAACATCTGGAGCCTGACGGAGGAAGTCATCTGCAGACGCGTACAATTGCCTACCAATTTCTTAAAAAATTTGGAAGACTTTGAAATATCCCCAAACGGGAAGCTAGGAATTATAACCCGTGGTGACGAAAACATCAACGTGCTTGATTTATACAGTGGAAAACTTCGTGTGGTTCACGCTCCAGGTGTCATCTGGCGGCAGAGGCTGTCTCGGGATGGCCGCTATCTTGTGTACATCTGTTTTCGCAGTGAAGAAGATGATGACAACGGTGCAGTCTCTAGTTTAATAGTAATGAGGCTAGCGGATGGCAAAAACATCGGTGCCTGTTCTCTTTATAAAACTCCCACTTTTCTTGCACTCTCACAGAgacatttaaatattattattggATTTGATGACGGAAGTATAGGTACTTACACTGTAGTGGATCGAGTTGACGCTGCACTGAAAATCAAAATTGCTACTTCAAACAGCCGTCAGATTTTCAACAACACAACACAGGTGATTAGGCCAAAATGTCACAATTATAGCTTCAAAGTGACTGCAGACTGCATTTGGAGGGAATCAACAGAAGTATTCGCAAGGGATAGCCCCATTACAGTTACAGAGCCTGAGGTGAGTGAAGcaacaccaaccaaaaaacacaactaTTGCTATGAGAAAGTGTGCTCAGCCATAGATTGCAGAGGACACAGTTTTGCTGCTGACAACTAA
- the NWD2 gene encoding NACHT and WD repeat domain-containing protein 2 isoform X1: MWPAGAGGRLPCPRDAALRRAAFSGNLSALPSHLVPSGRSVRVFISANPEDTIAERSALREHVYPKLREFCRENYGLEFQVIDLYWGVEADEWDSPELQKTRMKLLEDCLKSSAGPCFVGLLGEKYGNIRIPGEVESAEFEMILDAAVEAKLETRILEEWYCRDENAVPPAYYLRPKSEMLKNYQNTMESSSNSMNENKWQDISEEIKKIFKTAVKLLYEKGKMKHSQAKRYLSSAIEDELDFALGKQTPAFLKKCVCYIRKIANIERFVKIPEMGKYMDVVHTAGKFLRDPEALEKLIKLRDEFIPTIVASSNLRVYTSVTHCDMKLGYSQEVENHYIEGLGKQFYEDMIDIIQATVQQNFDTETDLLYDEVLQHSSLCKTYSTFYEYRCEALNIIHKYILPSKIGHINPLIIYGGPCTGKTLLLAEVAKKAYSWLQEEMGPDSDPVVVIRFLGSTETSTDLKNILQSICEQLAVNYHCLVQSYPKKIHDLRDLFINLLNESSFHRPLVIIFDALEQLTDSDDGRKLWWLPIHLPRSVRIILSTLPNKHGILQKLRCLIHEEDNYIELTARDRKMCSQVLKHQLLRVKRKVTSGQQIYVNEAFSKCTLPMFVNLTFREVRNWRSHKDVDESSLCVTVHESIEQLFWSLENKCGSRLLSRALGYITMSKSGLSEMELEDILALDNSVMYELSESVRESNPLRIPYIYIARLKEGLQGYLIERQVKNVTLLLWANRHLQLIAQKLYLHNEEDLHEMHTVMAEYFLGVWSGGRRKPFYSNDQYLNGCPDHDSRGLNEDEKHCMDQTAFDRQAPDQPWVFQCNPLEPDIFFINHRKMTELIHHLTRCGRTDDLLYGVIMNFSWLYTMIRIGQFDKALSDIELAYTYSQEKELKFLASTLRSIKFKVVKYPGSLSAELQQRLLPVVSSLPKLRHLLLECDKDGPKYCSIVPLHSSMDVTYSPERLPLSSSCMHVTEILPTFNPSTIIAALENGSISTWDVETRQLLRQITTAPSVILGMKLTSDEKYLVVATTKNTLLIYDNVNSCLLSEVEIKGSKHCGIGGGSSFINGFTLSVNHALAWLEASKDVTVIDLLYGWPLYHFHCWYEVTCVQCSPDGVYAFCGQYLNTATIFHLGSGEKLATVTSEFSSGFVKFLLILDTAQEMVMVDNEGSLSVWNTEEIANPQLTDDFDCRREDSEVVSIELSEDQSAILICKALSIELLDTRVWKVAEKFRAKHNERFISAVLSKNGNCIIASMENTSAIFVWRRDTGQCMASLQEISGTIVRLIKSNHHNMLLSLSTSGVLSIWDIDIITAMSNIDKSGKPIQRLVLPARGELIYTLDGSDSVHKWNFSTGFIEAVFKHEGIVENCVLTSSGEIMVTSDDKCSQYVWHTVSGENIFRINGQKISELMITHNDQFVVSLCEQNASRVWRLATGHRVCNILVALQNAFITTANTFVVGMAKNKVLAVSLWTGSITKKFCCDDGASIVDIKLIPDCPDIIVFITSTETVNIWSLTEEVICRRVQLPTNFLKNLEDFEISPNGKLGIITRGDENINVLDLYSGKLRVVHAPGVIWRQRLSRDGRYLVYICFRSEEDDDNGAVSSLIVMRLADGKNIGACSLYKTPTFLALSQRHLNIIIGFDDGSIGTYTVVDRVDAALKIKIATSNSRQIFNNTTQVIRPKCHNYSFKVTADCIWRESTEVFARDSPITVTEPEVSEATPTKKHNYCYEKVCSAIDCRGHSFAADN; encoded by the exons GTCATAGACTTATACTGGGGAGTTGAAGCAGATGAATGGGACAGTCCCGAGCTGCAAAAGACTCGTATGAAGCTGCTAGAAGATTGCCTGAAAAGTTCTGCAGGTCCATGTTTTGTT GGCCTATTAGGAGAGAAGTATGGGAACATCCGAATACCAGGGGAAGTTGAGTCAGCAGAATTTGAAATGATCCTGGATGCTGCTGTGGAGGCCAAGCTAGAGACAAGGATTTTAGAAGAGTGGTACTGCAGGGATGAGAATGCGGTGCCACCAGCGTATTACCTCAGACCaaaatctgaaatgctgaagAACTACCAGAATACG atggaatCTTCTTCAAACTCTATGAATGAGAACAAATGGCAAGATATATCAGAAGAGATTAAGAAGATTTTTAAGACTGCTGTGAAATTGCTGTatgagaaagggaaaatgaaacacAGCCAAGCAAAAAGATACCTTTCCTCTG CTATTGAAGATGAACTTGATTTTGCCTTGGGTAAACAAACACCAGCTTTCCTAAAGAAGTGTGTTTGCTACATTCGGAAAATTGCCAACATTGAGCGTTTTGTTAAAATTCCAGAGATGGGAAAATACATGGATGTAGTACATACAGCTGGGAAGTTTCTACGAGATCCCGAAGCCCTTGAGAAACTGATCAAGCTCAGGGATGAATTCATTCCTACCATCGTCGCATCATCCAATCTGAGAGTGTACACATCCGTCACTCACTGTGACATGAAACTGGGCTACTCCCAAGAAGTGGAGAACCATTACATCGAAGGGCTTGGTAAACAGTTCTATGAAGACATGATTGATATAATCCAAGCAACAGTCCAGCAGAATTTTGACACCGAGACAGACTTGCTGTACGATGAAGTTCTTCAACACTCATCCCTATGTAAAACATACTCCACTTTTTATGAATATAGATGTGAGGCATTAAACATAATTCACAAATACATTCTACCTAGTAAAATAGGACACATTAACCCTCTTATCATATACGGAGGACCATGCACAGGGAAGACTCTTTTATTAGCCGAAGTGGCAAAGAAG GCCTATTCCTGGCTGCAAGAAGAGATGGGACCAGATTCTGACCCTGTGGTAGTTATAAGATTTTTGGGATCCACTGAAACAAGTACAGACCTGAAGAATATACTTCAAAGTATTTGTGAACAATTAGCAGTCAACTATCATTGTCTCGTACAAAGTTACCCAAAAAAGATTCATGACCTTCGGGACTTGTTCATCAATCTCTTGAATGAGTCTTCATTCCACAGGCCGCTGGTGATAATATTCGATGCCCTGGAACAGCTAACAGATAGTGATGATGGCAGAAAGCTCTGGTGGCTTCCCATTCACCTTCCCCGTTCAGTACGGATAATTTTGTCAACACTGCCAAACAAGCACGGGATCCTCCAAAAACTGAGGTGCCTTATTCATGAAGAAGACAACTACATTGAATTGACTGCAAGGGACAGAAAGATGTGTAGCCAAGTACTGAAACATCAGCTGCTGCGGgttaaaagaaaagtaacatcAGGGCAACAAATCTACGTCAATGAAGCATTCTCCAAGTGCACGCTGCCGATGTTTGTGAACTTAACCTTCAGAGAGGTCAGGAACTGGAGATCTCACAAAGATGTGGATGAGTCCTCCCTCTGTGTCACTGTCCACGAAAGCATAGAGCAGTTGTTTTGGTCACTGGAAAACAAGTGTGGATCAAGACTATTGTCAAGAGCACTTGGCTACATCACTATGTCCAAATCTGGCCTAAGTGAAATGGAACTGGAAGATATTTTAGCCCTTGACAACAGTGTTATGTATGAACTGAGTGAGAGCGTCAGAGAAAGTAACCCGCTGAGAATTCCATATATATACATTGCAAGGCTTAAGGAGGGCTTACAGGGGTACTTGATAGAGCGACAGGTGAAAAATGTAACACTTCTTCTTTGGGCAAATAGGCACTTGCAACTAATTGCCCAGAAATTGTACCTGCACAATGAAGAAGATTTGCATGAAATGCACACAGTCATGGCAGAGTATTTCCTTGGTGTTTGGTCAGGTGGACGAAGAAAGCCTTTTTACAGCAATGACCAATATCTGAATGGTTGTCCTGACCATGACAGTAGAGGCCTGAACGAGGATGAAAAGCATTGCATGGATCAGACTGCTTTTGACAGGCAGGCACCTGATCAGCCATGGGTCTTTCAGTGTAATCCATTAGAGCCTGATATCTTTTTTATCAAtcacagaaaaatgacagaactTATTCACCACTTGACAAGATGTGGAAGAACAGATGATCTTCTGTATGGAGTCATCATGAACTTCAGCTGGCTGTACACCATGATTAGAATAGGACAGTTTGATAAAGCTCTTTCTGACATAGAACTGGCTTATACCTACTCGCAAGAAAAGGAGCTGAAATTTCTGGCCAGTACCCTCCGCAGTATAAAGTTCAAAGTAGTAAAATACCCAGGTTCGCTCTCCGCTGAATTGCAGCAGAGGCTTCTCCCAGTGGTAAGTTCATTGCCCAAACTCAGACATCTCCTCTTAGAATGTGACAAGGACGGACCCAAGTACTGCTCTATCGTCCCTTTGCATTCCTCCATGGATGTGACTTACAGCCCCGAGCGCCTGCCACTGTCATCCAGCTGCATGCACGTCACTGAGATTTTGCCTACTTTTAATCCCAGCACAATTATTGCTGCTTTAGAAAATGGCTCCATCAGCACTTGGGATGTAGAGACCCGCCAGTTACTAAGGCAGATCACAACAGCTCCATCTGTTATCTTAGGCATGAAGCTTACTAGTGATGAAAAGTACCTTGTAGTGGCTACAACAAAAAACACTCTTTTGATATACGATAACGTAAATTCCTGTCTTCTATCTGAGGTGGAAATTAAGGGGTCGAAACATTGTGGAATTGGGGGGGGGTCCAGTTTTATAAATGGATTTACGCTATCAGTCAACCATGCGCTTGCTTGGCTGGAGGCCAGCAAAGACGTCACTGTAATAGATCTGCTTTACGGTTGGCCTCTCTATCACTTCCACTGCTGGTACGAGGTGACCTGTGTGCAGTGTTCTCCAGATGGAGTTTATGCGTTCTGCGGACAGTATTTGAACACcgccaccatttttcacttgggcAGTGGAGAGAAGCTGGCCACTGTGACCTCCGAATTTTCCAGTGGATTTGTGAAATTCCTTCTCATTCTGGACACAGCCCAAGAAATGGTGATGGTGGACAATGAGGGTAGCCTCTCTGTGTGGAATACAGAGGAAATTGCGAATCCCCAGCTTACGGATGACTTTGACTGCAGGAGAGAAGACAGTGAAGTTGTCAGCATAGAGCTTTCTGAAGACCAAAGTGCAATTTTAATTTGTAAGGCTCTCAGCATTGAACTTCTTGACACTCGTGTGTGGAAGGTGGCTGAAAAGTTTAGAGCTAAACACAATGAGCGCTTTATATCTGCTGTGTTGTCCAAAAATGGCAACTGTATAATTGCTTCAATGGAAAATACCTCAGCCATTTTTGTTTGGAGAAGAGATACGGGACAGTGTATGGCAAGCTTACAGGAAATCTCAGGAACTATAGTCAGGCTAATTAAATCAAATCATCATAACATGCTGCTATCCTTATCCACCAGTGGTGTCCTTTCTATTTGGGATATAGACATCATAACTGCTATGTCCAATATTGACAAATCTGGCAAGCCTATCCAAAGACTGGTGTTGCCAGCCAGGGGGGAATTAATATACACATTGGATGGATCAGATTCTGTCCATAAGTGGAACTTCAGCACTGGATTTATTGAAGCCGTGTTCAAGCACGAAGGTATCGTTGAAAACTGTGTGCTGACCTCTTCTGGAGAGATAATGGTTACATCAGACGATAAATGCAGCCAGTATGTATGGCACACTGTTAGTGGCGAAAATATCTTTCGCATTAATGGACAAAAAATCTCAGAGCTAATGATTACTCATAACGATCAATTTGTAGTCTCTCTCTGTGAGCAAAATGCATCCCGAGTTTGGCGATTGGCTACAGGACATAGGGTTTGCAATATTTTAGTTGCCTTACAGAATGCATTTATAACAACTGCAAATACATTCGTAGTCGGAATGGCGAAGAATAAAGTGTTGGCAGTGAGTCTCTGGACAGGCAGTATAACCAAGAAGTTTTGCTGTGATGATGGCGCAAGCATTGTGGATATTAAGCTGATACCAGACTGCCCAGATATTATAGTATTTATAACATCTACTGAAACTGTGAACATCTGGAGCCTGACGGAGGAAGTCATCTGCAGACGCGTACAATTGCCTACCAATTTCTTAAAAAATTTGGAAGACTTTGAAATATCCCCAAACGGGAAGCTAGGAATTATAACCCGTGGTGACGAAAACATCAACGTGCTTGATTTATACAGTGGAAAACTTCGTGTGGTTCACGCTCCAGGTGTCATCTGGCGGCAGAGGCTGTCTCGGGATGGCCGCTATCTTGTGTACATCTGTTTTCGCAGTGAAGAAGATGATGACAACGGTGCAGTCTCTAGTTTAATAGTAATGAGGCTAGCGGATGGCAAAAACATCGGTGCCTGTTCTCTTTATAAAACTCCCACTTTTCTTGCACTCTCACAGAgacatttaaatattattattggATTTGATGACGGAAGTATAGGTACTTACACTGTAGTGGATCGAGTTGACGCTGCACTGAAAATCAAAATTGCTACTTCAAACAGCCGTCAGATTTTCAACAACACAACACAGGTGATTAGGCCAAAATGTCACAATTATAGCTTCAAAGTGACTGCAGACTGCATTTGGAGGGAATCAACAGAAGTATTCGCAAGGGATAGCCCCATTACAGTTACAGAGCCTGAGGTGAGTGAAGcaacaccaaccaaaaaacacaactaTTGCTATGAGAAAGTGTGCTCAGCCATAGATTGCAGAGGACACAGTTTTGCTGCTGACAACTAA